One Archangium violaceum genomic window, TGGACCTGGACGACGCACGGCTGCTGGTGAGCTGATGCTCGCCCCTCAAGGCGTAGGTTGGAACACCGCTGCCGGCCGTGCTCCCTCTCGCACGAAAGCCATCAGCTCCTGGAGGATGGCCGGCCGGTCGAGCACGTCATTGTGACGCCTTCCCTCGAGGATGCGCGTGGTGGCATTCGGGAGCAGGGTTCCCATCCGCTGCCCCATGTCCACGGGAATGACCTCATCCCGAGTCCCGTGAACGATGAGCACCGGCTGTTTCAATCCAGGTGCCTTGGCTGCGCTGTCGAACGGATCCTTCACGAGCAGGCGCGCGGGGAGCCACGGGAAGAGCCGCGCTCCCACTTCCACGATCGAGGTGTAGGGCGTGATGAGCACCAGCCGCGTACCGTGGCCCCGCTTCGCCATCTCCACCGCCACGCCCGAGCCCAGGGACTGTCCCTGGAGCACCGTGTGCTCTCGAGGCACGCCCAGTTCTCGATACAGGTGCTCCAACGCGACCTCCGCCGCCGCGTAGATGCCCGTTTCGGAAGGCTCCTGCCCCATCGCGAGCCCGTAACCCGGGTACTCCACCGCGTAGAAGCCGAGCCCCGCCTCCTGGAAGCGCTGCGCCAGCCACTGCTCGTCCGCGAGCTGCTCGCCGTTGCCATGGAAGTGCACCACCGTCGGGGCCCCCGCTGGCGCGGACACGTGCAACGCGAACACCGTCGAGCCCTCCGGCCCGGGGATGCGCAGGAGCGTGGCTCCGGGCAGCGCCGGCTCGCGAGCCCCCGGTGGCACCGGGAACACCAACCGCCGCTGGTTGACGAACACCAGCACGCAGAGTCCCACGTACGCCATGACCAGTACGGCCACCACCAGGAGCAGCATCCGCCTCGCCCTTCGAAGACGACCCATGGCGGAACCTTAACGCACTGCCCGCGTCCGACGTACCGCGCGATGACGTGCTCCAGAATCCGCTCCGCAGCCGCCGGCTCCACCTCGAACCGCTTGCTCAGCCACGCCTCGACCAGACAGGCCACGTCGAACTCACGGTCCTCATCGGCGAGCTCTCCCTTCACGGGGGCCGAGCCACACCGGCCGCAGCACCGTCACATCGAGCAGCACCGTGAGTCCCTCCAGGAGCACGGAAGGAATGTAGGCCGAGAGCCCCTGCGTGCGACCCACCGACTCGGCGTAGTGATGAAGCGCTTCCTGTAGCGCCTACTCGCCCGGGGTTGGCTCACCCGGGACACCGCCCGGCTCCCTGATGCCCCACCCCACCGGAACGAGAGCCGCACCCGGGTGGATTCATGGCTCCCCTCGAAGCTCCAGGGTGAATGGAGTGGGAGGGCCGGCATTGAGAGCCGTGCGGCGTAGTCCACGAGTCCGCGCTCGCAACGGTGGTGGGCCTCTGCCTGGTGCACGTCGTCGCGCAGCCGGAAGGAGACATGCTCGTGCAGAGCGGCCAGCTCCTCCATCCGCAACGACAATCCCAGGAGGGAAAACCGGGGCCGCTCGAAGATGGAGGGATCCTGCACGAAGTGGATGCGCGTGCCGCTGGATGACAGACGCCCCTCTTCCGTGACGGGAACTTCTTGGACCGAGCCCACCGGCTCTCCGCACCGAAAGGCCTGCCGCCAGGTCCTCCCGCCGGAGCAAAGAGAGACATCGAGCTCCGAAGCGGGCGCATTGACGATCGCGAGATCTTCGTAGGGCGACACCAGGATGGACGTCTCGGGCGCACCGTCCGGACGGGGAGCACGATGGTCGGTGTCAGCCGGCGTGAACAGGCGAGCCAGCGAGTCCCCAGGAGGCTCGGACACGAACCGTGACGGCCACAATGGCCCGTTGAAGGAGAACGAGCAGGAGCCGTCGCTCCCGAAGTGGAGGATCACTTCGCCACCGCGACCTTCGCTCGCGGCGAGGGCCCCCGCTTCCAGCAGGAGCAGCGGCAACCGGTGGAGGCCGTAGCCGCCCGTACCTCCCACGTACATACCGGGCCGCTTGCGGATCTGCCGAATGAGGGCACTCGAAGCGCGTGGCATCCCCCGAACCAACACGAGTCACGCCCGATCAGGCACTCACAAGTCACAGAGGCTTCAGAGTGCCTGCCTTCCATTCCTTAAGTGTCCACTCCGCCGAGAATCCAACCACACCACCAGCGTTTCTTGCGAGGTCAACAAGCACCCACTCCCCCTCTGTTGGCGCAAACTCCATGACCGCTGTTGCAGCCCAACAACGAGTTCCCAGGTCTGGATCATCTAGCAGCACCAACAATTGCCGCTGCGCTTCTATACCTCTCACCCGCAGCTCCCTATGAATCGCCACGAGAAGATCGAACAGGCGGTTGCCGTCGCTCGGTCTGCCCTCCGATATGGCACGACACCTCTCTGCGGAGTTGGTCCTGGTGAGTTCAATCAACTGCTCTGTCGGGAGTTTTTTTCAACTGCGTCTTCTTCACAGAACGACTCCGGCGATCTGCCAAGTGCCTTGCCCCCGATTCTTCAATACCTCAGAAGCATGCAATACCCCAAACCGCTTCAATGCTTGCTGGAGGAGTCCGGCGGCTCCAGCTTGTTTTGCATAGAGTCCTCGCCCGTAACTACTTCGGCAGGGTCCAGGGCCCAGGTCCCTTCTTCCCAACGTTTCAAGGCCTCGGAAGCCCCGAATGCAGCCAAGCCTTCTCCCTTGGAGATCTCCATCAGCACAGCTGTAGCCTCTGCTGTTCGGTGCCTGAGCAGATATGCCGCAGCCATGGCGCGAACATCCATTCGTGGGTGTTTGAATAGCGCAGCAAGAGCATCCCGCCCGACATCACCACGAGCACGCAGTTTCTTGAACGCGGCAAGGCGCTTGTTGGCGTGCTTGTTTCCTGTTTTTGAATCTCCACGAAAAATCGCATCGGTCTGTGCTGCCGTGTGGTGGGCAAATGCCTCAACAAGCTCTTCGAGACTCATTTCCGGGGTCGCCAGGTTCCACTCCTGATATTTTCGATAGCTCTCAATCCGAATTGACGCTGGGCCTCATAAGATTGCGTGTTGAGCCACTGCCGCACAGTCAAACCTGGAGAGCCGGTGATAAATTCCTGTTTCGATGAATAGAATGCGCTCACATCGATATGCACTCCCTCATCAAGAGGAACCACGTTCTCTGTGTTATGCAGGGCTTCGGAACCGAACCGCTTCAGATTGGTTTCGCGCTTCTCGACAATATGGTGCCATTGATTACCCTTCCCCGCTGGCCCCATGACATCCTTGAAGTCATCAAAGGACTTGAAGGCCCGATGCCCACTCGGAAGCAGCCTGCCCTCCTTGGGCGTCCCGCTCCCTCCTCCAGAGGATTTGCCACCGCCGCTCTGAGCCGTCATGGCCACGGCAGTCACGGGCAGGACAACGCGGAGCGTCCCCTCGGGTACGGAGACAATGATCCGCTCTGCTCCAGCCGCCGCATCCACAAAGCTCAAGCCGGTGTTGACTTCAATGGCTCGCGAGGCCTGCCCGAAGCCCGGTAACTTCGGCGCCTTGGATGCGAGTGCCGCTGTTCCACCGACCGCCGCCGTCCCCACCAGGACGAGAATGCGTACACTGTTGGGCCCAATGACACGGCCGAACCGCTCGCCCGCCTCGCGCAGCTCCGCGAACGTGGTGGCCCGCGCCGCATCCTCGGAGAGCTGCACGTACGCTCGGATCAGGTCAAAGAACTCAAACCCGAGATAACCCCACAAGAGCACGGTGAAGGCGGCGGCTACGCCCTTGGATACGGGTTCCGGTGCCACCAACAGCGCCATGTACGCTGTGAGCGAGATGCTCACGGTCGCTAGCACCCGCGTGGGGTCGAGCGTGGCCCGCAGTTCCGCGTCCACTCCCTCCAGGGCCGGGCCCACCGCCAGGGCCATGGCGATGCTGCGCTTATCGTCGTCCTGGAGGTAGGGCCCGTCATCGAACAGCGTGAGGCAGTCCCCTGGCGTGCGGCGTTGCCCACAGTGGCGCTCATAGGCTCGGGCCAGCTCTGTTTGCCATGCATCTCCCCCCGCTCCCCCGGAGCCGGGCGCCAACCCGCCGCCGCGCTGTACAGGGGCGGAGGAAGCCACCCTCAACGGCATGTCGAGCACCTGCTTCACCAGCGCGGCCTTGAACTCCGCGTCCCCTATTCGCACTGGAGCGAAGTCCGTCGGCAACCTGGCGAAGATGAGCGCGCTGTTGCCCTCTTCGCCGCGGACCTCATTCGCCTGCCCCCTCATTTCCGAAGGTTGGCGCGGCGTTGGCCGCTGATCGAGGTACGCCATCTGCCGGCCGTCAGAGGGTGTCCCCGTGACACACGCACCAAGGAGCACCAGTGCAACCAGAGCCAACGTCCCCATGCGCGAGCACTGCCGCTCACCAGCAGAGGGCAGCTGACGATTCGACATTGCCATACCTCTCCCAGGTGAGCAGCGCGGGGGATGCCAGCTCAAGCTGCTGTGGAGGCAAGATGTCAAGTTGCCAGGAGGCCCATTGTCAAGACACCGATTCCGGCGCGGGGCCTGGTTGGTTACACGCGATACACACCTCGTGGGAAATACCCTCACCCCGGCCCTCTCCCAGAGGGAGAGGGAGTCCACGGCTCCACTTCTGGTTGCATCCGTGTTTTTCTGACACTATGTTGGTGTCAATTAAACACGAAGACGAGAGGGGTGGGTCATGAGCATCCGGTACATGAAGGCGCCGCCGACGACGTACGTCATGCAGTTCAAGGACGGGCGGGTGAAGCGCGAGGGGCTCGGCCTCTCCTTCTTCTACTGGGCTCCCACCACCACCGTGGTCGCCGTGCCGCTCTCCAGCTCGGACGTGCCCTTCGTCTTCAACGAGATCACCCAGGACTTCCAGGCCGTCACCCTCCAGGGCCAGCTCACCTACCGCGTCGCGGATCCCAAGCTGCTCGCCGGGCTGCTCGATTACTCGGTGAAGCCCTCGGGCGAGTACGCCTCGGAAGATCCCTCGAAGCTGGAGGAGCGGCTCGTCCAGATCGTCCAGGTGCGCGCACGCACGGTGGTGCAGTCCATGCCCCTGCGCGAGGTGCTCGTGCAGGCGGCCACCATCGAGGGCAAGGTGCTCGCGGCGCTGCGCGAGACCGAGGCGGTGCGGATGCTCGGCGTCGAGGTACAGGGATTCGCGCTCCTCTCGACGCGCCCCACCCCGGAGATGGCGCGAGCCCTCGAGGCCGAGGCTCGTGAGGCCCTCCAGCGGCGCGCGGACGAGGCCATCTACGCCCGCCGCAACGCCGCCGTGGAGCAGGAGCGGCGCATCAAGGAGAGCGAGATCGCCACCGAGCTGTCCGTCGAGGCCGGCAAGCGGCAGATCCGCGAGGCGCAGATCGCCGCGGACATTGCCGTGGAGGAGCAGCGCGCCGCCTTCATGGAGCGCTGGAGCGAGAACGAGCGCAAGGCCGCCGAGGCCAGGGCCTACGCGCTGGAGAAAACGCTCGCCCCGGTGCGGGATGTGGACTGGAAGGTGCTCATGGCGGCGGCCGGTGGCGGGAACGATCCCAAGCTGAACATCGCGCTCGCCTTCCGTGAGATGGCGGAGAACGCGGGGAAGATCGGCGAGCTGAACGTGTCCCCGGATCTGCTGCGTTCGCTGCTCTCGGGCCCATCGGGGAGCCAGGCGCGCCATGGCTGAGTACGAGAAGATCGTCCTCGTCACCCGCAGGACGCGGCTCGCCGAGTTGGTGGAGCGCTTCAACACGCGTTCGCAGGCGCGCTTCTACCTGGAGCACGCCGGCCAGGACTTCGAGGACTACGCGCGGGAGGACGACACCTATCGCCGTTCGCTCGATGCGCTCCATAAGCTGCAGGAACTCGGGCTACCGGTGCAGCAGGTGGACCGATCGCTGGTGCCCACCTTCCTCTTCACCGGCAAGGAACTGGTGGTGACGGTGGGCCAGGACGGCCTGGTCGCCAACGTGGCGAAGTACGTGGGCTCCCAGCCGATCGTCGGCGTCAATCCGGACCCGGAGCGCTTCGATGGCGTGCTCCTGCCCTTCGGCATCGACAAGGCCCGGGTAGCGGTGCGCCACGTGTTGGAGGAGCAGGCCCGCTTCCGCGAGGTAACGCTCGCCGAGGTGGTGCTGAGCGATGGTCAGCGGCTGCTCGGGTTCAATGATCTGTTCCTCGGGGCGCGCACCCACGTCTCCGCCCGCTACACCCTGCACTACGAGCGCCGCGCCGAGTCCCAGTCCTCCAGCGGCATCATCGTTTCCACGGGTGCGGGTTCGAGCGGCTGGCTGTCCTCGGTGTTCACGCTCGCGCAGGGGCTCACGGAGGCAACAGGAGGACAGCCGGGACTGCCGTGGCGGCTCTCCTGGGAGGACCCGCGGCTGGCCTTCGTGGTGCGCGAGCCCTTCATCAGCCGGCACTCGGCGGCCAGCGTGGTGGCCGGCTTCGTCAGCGCGCAGCAGGAACTGGAGGTGGAGTCTAGGATGCCCTCGGGGGGCGTCATCTTCAGCGACGGCGTGGAGGAGGACTTCCTCGCCTTCAACGCCGGCACCACGGCCCGGGTGCGCCCGGCCGCCCAGCGCGCCCGGCTCGTCGTTCACTGAGCGGCTAAAGTAGACGCGGGTGTTCGTAACTCGCTGGCCTTTATAGGTCTGGTGGGATGCGTAGATGGCGTATACCGGCGCGAAGATGCTCACGAGGCCGACAACGGCCTTCACTTCCGTCGACGCTGGAGTGGTGCCAGAAAGGTAGACACGGCATCTCCGGCAGGCGTCATAGCGAAGCGTCGACCAGTTCTCGACATGGCACTTCGGACGTCACTCTCCAACCCTAACCCGGAAGCGCGGAGGCGAGCGGCTCCAGCTGCTGCACCTTCACATTCGTGACCTTCCCCGTCTTCTCCAGCGTCCCCTGCCCCACCAGGAACAGCGCGCCATGGATGTCCTTGCGGAATCGCGCGTACGCATCCGGTGGCACCACCAGGTTCGCGATCCCCGTCTCATCCTCGAGTGACAGGAAGCAGAATCCCTTCGCCGTCGGTGGCATCTGCCGGCAGATGAGCATCCCTCCTACCGCCACACGGGCTCCCGCTCGCACCCGCTCCAGACCCGCCGCCGTCACCGCGCCTCGCTTGCGCAGCACCGGCCGCAGCAGCTCCAGCGGGTGCTTCTCCAGCGACACGCCCACCGTCTCGAAGTCCTTGCTCACCCGCTCCGCCACGTTCATCTGGGGCAGTTCCACCTGCGTCCCGTCCATCGCCATCCCGAAGAACAGGTCCGTCTCCTCCAGCGGGCCCAGCGCCTGGATCTCCCACAACGCGTCCCGCCGTGAGCCGCTGAGGCTCCCCAGTGCCCCCGACAGCGCCAGACGAGCCAGCTCGTGCCGGGGCGTCCTCGTCCGTCGGGCCAGCTCTCCGATGCTCGCGTAGCGCACGCCCTGCCGTGCCGACTCCACCCTCCGTCCCGCTGCCTCCTGGAGCCCTCGCACCATTCGCAGGCCCAGCCGCAGTGCCCCCCCCTCCTCCATCGTGCAGTCCCACCCCGAGTGGTTCACGTCCACGCCCAGCACCTTCACGCCGTGCCGCTGCGCGTCCGCCACCAACGTGTGCGGTGCGTAGAAGCCCATCGGCTGCGAGTTCAGCAGCGCCGCCGTGAACGCCGCCGGGTAGTGGCACTTCAGCCACGCCGAGGCGTACGCCAGCAGCGCGAAGCTCGCCGAGTGGCTCTCCGGGAAGCCGTAGTGCGCGAACCCTCGGAACTGGCGGAACAGCGTGTCCACGTACTCGGGCGTGTACCCCCGCGCCACTCCGCCCTCCACGAAGCGCTTGTGGAACGGCCCCAGCCGCTCCTCCGCTCGCTTGTGTGACAGCGCCCGCCGCAGTCCGTCCGCCTCCGCAGGAGTGAAGCCCGCCACCGCCATCGCCAGCTTCATCGCCTGCTCCTGGAAGAGCGGCACCCCCAGGGTCTTCCGCAGAATCCGCTTCACGTCCTCCGACGGATACTCCACCGGCTCCCGCCCCTCGCGCCTTCGCAGGTACGGGTGCACCATGTCCCCCACGATCGGCCCCGGCCGGATGAGGGCGATCTCCACCACCAGATCGTAGAAGCACCGAGGCTTCAGCCTCGGCAGCATGTTCATCTGCGCCCGGCTCTCGATCTGGAACACCCCGATCGAGTCCGCGTTGCACAGCATCTCGTAGACCGCCGGGTCCTCCGCTGGAATCGTGGCCAGCGACAGCTCGCGCCCGTGGTGCTCCTTGATCAGCGCCAGGCACTTCGCCAGCGCCGTCAGCATCCCGAGCCCCAGCAGATCCACCTTCAGGACTCCCACCGCCTCCAGGTCGTCCTTCTCCCACTGCACCACCGTGCGGCCCTTCATCGCCGCGTTCTCCACCGGGATCATCTCCACCAGCGGCTCACGGGTGATCACGAAGCCGCCCACGTGGATGGAGAGGTGCCTCGGAAAGCCCTCGATCTCCGTCGCCAGCGCGAGCGTCTGCCTCACCCGCCGGTCATCCACCGACAGCCCCACCTCCTTCAGCAGCTCCGGCCCCATCTCGCCGCCATGCGAGCCCGCCGTCTTCGCCAGCCGGTCCACCTGGTCCAGCGACAGCCCGAGCGCCTTGCCCACCTCGCGCAGCGCCAGCCTCCCCCGGTAGCAGATGACCTCGCACACCATCCCCGCGCGGTGCCGGCCGTGCTTCTCGTAGACGTACTGCAGCACCTCCTCGCGCCGCTCGTGCTCGAAGTCCACGTCGATGTCCGGCGGCTCCTTGCGCTCCATGCTCAGGAAGCGCTCGAAGAGCAGCCCCATCCGTACCGGATCGATCGCCGTGACTCCCAGCGCGTAGCAGACCGCCGAGTTCGCCGCGCTTCCCCGCCCCTGGCACAGAATCCCCCGCGAGCGCGCGAACCGGACGATGTCCCAGATGGCCAGGAAGTACCCGGCGAAATCCAGGGCCGCGATGAGCTTCAGCTCGTGCTCGATCTGCTTCACCACCTCGGGCGGAACGCCTCCCGGGTAGCGCACCTGGAGGCCCTGGTACGTCAGCTCGCGCAGCCAGCTCGACGTCGAGTGTCCCGGCGGCAGGTCCTGCTCCGAGAAGTGGTAGCGCAGCCCGTCCAGCGTCGCGTGGCAGCGGCCCGCCAGCTCCAGCGTGCGCTCGAGCGCCTCCGGGCAGTCCGCGAACAGGCGCGCCATCTCCTCCGGCCCCTTCAGCGTCCGCTCCGCGTTGGGCAGCCGCCGCGTCCCGAGCTGCCCCAGTGTCGTCTTGTACCGGATGGCCGTGAGCACGTCCTGCAGCGGCTGGCGGCTCCGGTCGTGCGTGTGCACGTCGTTGTGCGCGCACAGGGGCGCTCCGAGATCCTTCGCCAGGGCCTTCGCCTGCGCCACCCGCGCCTCGTCTCCCGAGGACAGTGAGCGGGAGACGCCCACGTAGAAGCGCTCCGGGAAGGCCTCCGCCAGCGGTGCCACTCGCTCCACGGGGACCGGGTGCGGAAGCAATGCCAGGAGGCCCTCGTTGCCCTCGGCCAGCTCGCGCCAGGGCAGGCCCGCCTCCCCCTTGGGGTGCAGCATCCGGCTCTTCGAGATGAGCCGGCTGAGGTTCGCGTAGCCCCTCGCGTCCTGCGCGTACACCACCACCCTCGGGCCATCCATCAGCGTCAGCTCGCTGGCCAGCAGGAACTTGATGCCCGCGTCCCTCGCCGCCAGGTGCGCCTTCACCGCCCCGTACAGCCCGTCCCCGTCCGCGAGCGCCACCGCGGCCAGTCCCCGCTCCGCGGCGGCCTGGATCAGTTCCTCGGGGTGCGAGGCCCCGCGTAGAAACGAGAAGTTCGACCGGCAGACCAGCTCCGCGTACACGTCCGCCACCCTACTGAGCAGCCGTTCAGGCGGAAGGTCCGCCCCGGTAGGTATGTTCTGTCTACCCGCTGTGTCTCGTCACTTTGGAGGTGAGCTCCCACCGCGTGACCTTCTCGTGAAGTGAGCGCGTGGGTGGGAACCCGAGACGTCTGATCCAGACCCTCACCCCGACCCTCTCCCAGAGGGAGAGGGAGTGGATGCGAAGATGCTCGGGTGGATGTTCGATCGTTGATAGGGTTCGACCGTGTCCTCGATTCGGCGACGCGCTTGGGGGTGGGGCTGCGTGCTGCTCCTCGTGCTCGGACTCTCGTGCACGCGGGGAGACCCGTCATTACCTCGCGCCCTCATCCACGAAACCTACGTCTGG contains:
- a CDS encoding alpha/beta hydrolase, coding for MGRLRRARRMLLLVVAVLVMAYVGLCVLVFVNQRRLVFPVPPGAREPALPGATLLRIPGPEGSTVFALHVSAPAGAPTVVHFHGNGEQLADEQWLAQRFQEAGLGFYAVEYPGYGLAMGQEPSETGIYAAAEVALEHLYRELGVPREHTVLQGQSLGSGVAVEMAKRGHGTRLVLITPYTSIVEVGARLFPWLPARLLVKDPFDSAAKAPGLKQPVLIVHGTRDEVIPVDMGQRMGTLLPNATTRILEGRRHNDVLDRPAILQELMAFVREGARPAAVFQPTP
- a CDS encoding DUF2019 domain-containing protein, translated to MIELTRTNSAERCRAISEGRPSDGNRLFDLLVAIHRELRVRGIEAQRQLLVLLDDPDLGTRCWAATAVMEFAPTEGEWVLVDLARNAGGVVGFSAEWTLKEWKAGTLKPL
- a CDS encoding DUF2019 domain-containing protein, with protein sequence MSLEELVEAFAHHTAAQTDAIFRGDSKTGNKHANKRLAAFKKLRARGDVGRDALAALFKHPRMDVRAMAAAYLLRHRTAEATAVLMEISKGEGLAAFGASEALKRWEEGTWALDPAEVVTGEDSMQNKLEPPDSSSKH
- the sitA5 gene encoding SitA5 family polymorphic toxin — protein: MSNRQLPSAGERQCSRMGTLALVALVLLGACVTGTPSDGRQMAYLDQRPTPRQPSEMRGQANEVRGEEGNSALIFARLPTDFAPVRIGDAEFKAALVKQVLDMPLRVASSAPVQRGGGLAPGSGGAGGDAWQTELARAYERHCGQRRTPGDCLTLFDDGPYLQDDDKRSIAMALAVGPALEGVDAELRATLDPTRVLATVSISLTAYMALLVAPEPVSKGVAAAFTVLLWGYLGFEFFDLIRAYVQLSEDAARATTFAELREAGERFGRVIGPNSVRILVLVGTAAVGGTAALASKAPKLPGFGQASRAIEVNTGLSFVDAAAGAERIIVSVPEGTLRVVLPVTAVAMTAQSGGGKSSGGGSGTPKEGRLLPSGHRAFKSFDDFKDVMGPAGKGNQWHHIVEKRETNLKRFGSEALHNTENVVPLDEGVHIDVSAFYSSKQEFITGSPGLTVRQWLNTQSYEAQRQFGLRAIENIRSGTWRPRK
- a CDS encoding SPFH domain-containing protein, giving the protein MSIRYMKAPPTTYVMQFKDGRVKREGLGLSFFYWAPTTTVVAVPLSSSDVPFVFNEITQDFQAVTLQGQLTYRVADPKLLAGLLDYSVKPSGEYASEDPSKLEERLVQIVQVRARTVVQSMPLREVLVQAATIEGKVLAALRETEAVRMLGVEVQGFALLSTRPTPEMARALEAEAREALQRRADEAIYARRNAAVEQERRIKESEIATELSVEAGKRQIREAQIAADIAVEEQRAAFMERWSENERKAAEARAYALEKTLAPVRDVDWKVLMAAAGGGNDPKLNIALAFREMAENAGKIGELNVSPDLLRSLLSGPSGSQARHG
- a CDS encoding NAD+ kinase; this encodes MAEYEKIVLVTRRTRLAELVERFNTRSQARFYLEHAGQDFEDYAREDDTYRRSLDALHKLQELGLPVQQVDRSLVPTFLFTGKELVVTVGQDGLVANVAKYVGSQPIVGVNPDPERFDGVLLPFGIDKARVAVRHVLEEQARFREVTLAEVVLSDGQRLLGFNDLFLGARTHVSARYTLHYERRAESQSSSGIIVSTGAGSSGWLSSVFTLAQGLTEATGGQPGLPWRLSWEDPRLAFVVREPFISRHSAASVVAGFVSAQQELEVESRMPSGGVIFSDGVEEDFLAFNAGTTARVRPAAQRARLVVH
- a CDS encoding error-prone DNA polymerase; this encodes MADVYAELVCRSNFSFLRGASHPEELIQAAAERGLAAVALADGDGLYGAVKAHLAARDAGIKFLLASELTLMDGPRVVVYAQDARGYANLSRLISKSRMLHPKGEAGLPWRELAEGNEGLLALLPHPVPVERVAPLAEAFPERFYVGVSRSLSSGDEARVAQAKALAKDLGAPLCAHNDVHTHDRSRQPLQDVLTAIRYKTTLGQLGTRRLPNAERTLKGPEEMARLFADCPEALERTLELAGRCHATLDGLRYHFSEQDLPPGHSTSSWLRELTYQGLQVRYPGGVPPEVVKQIEHELKLIAALDFAGYFLAIWDIVRFARSRGILCQGRGSAANSAVCYALGVTAIDPVRMGLLFERFLSMERKEPPDIDVDFEHERREEVLQYVYEKHGRHRAGMVCEVICYRGRLALREVGKALGLSLDQVDRLAKTAGSHGGEMGPELLKEVGLSVDDRRVRQTLALATEIEGFPRHLSIHVGGFVITREPLVEMIPVENAAMKGRTVVQWEKDDLEAVGVLKVDLLGLGMLTALAKCLALIKEHHGRELSLATIPAEDPAVYEMLCNADSIGVFQIESRAQMNMLPRLKPRCFYDLVVEIALIRPGPIVGDMVHPYLRRREGREPVEYPSEDVKRILRKTLGVPLFQEQAMKLAMAVAGFTPAEADGLRRALSHKRAEERLGPFHKRFVEGGVARGYTPEYVDTLFRQFRGFAHYGFPESHSASFALLAYASAWLKCHYPAAFTAALLNSQPMGFYAPHTLVADAQRHGVKVLGVDVNHSGWDCTMEEGGALRLGLRMVRGLQEAAGRRVESARQGVRYASIGELARRTRTPRHELARLALSGALGSLSGSRRDALWEIQALGPLEETDLFFGMAMDGTQVELPQMNVAERVSKDFETVGVSLEKHPLELLRPVLRKRGAVTAAGLERVRAGARVAVGGMLICRQMPPTAKGFCFLSLEDETGIANLVVPPDAYARFRKDIHGALFLVGQGTLEKTGKVTNVKVQQLEPLASALPG